In Camelus bactrianus isolate YW-2024 breed Bactrian camel chromosome 18, ASM4877302v1, whole genome shotgun sequence, one DNA window encodes the following:
- the UMOD gene encoding uromodulin, translating into MGWLFSPTSMRMVVVVTCWAIVAAAADSSEARNCSECHSNATCKLDGVATTCSCQEGFTGDGLVCMDLDECDLPGAHNCSADSSCVNTPGSYACVCPDGFRLSPELGCTDVDECAEPGLSHCHALATCVNSEGNYSCVCPAGYWGDGRHCECSPGSCGPGLDCVPEGDALVCADPCQAHHILDQYWRSTEYGTGFTCDSNLGGWYRFVGQGGVRLPETCVPILRCNTAAPMWLNGTHPSSDEGIVSRTACAHWNGDCCLWDAPVQVKACDGGYFVYNLTAPPECHLAYCTDPSSVEGTCEECSIDEECRSDDGRWHCQCKQDFNITDLSLLEHRLECGVNDIKVSLSKCQLKTLGFEKIIMYLRDSQCSGFSESGDRDWVSVVTPTRDGPCGTVMTRNETHATYSNTLYLADEIVIRDVNIKINFACSYPLDMKVSLKTSLQPVVSALNLSVGGTGMFTVRMALFQTPAYTQPYQGSSVTLSTEAFLYVGTMLDGGDLSRFALLMTNCYATPSSNATDPLKYFIIQDRCPRTEDSTVQVVENGESPQGRFSVQMFRFAGNYDLVYLHCEVYLCDTMKEKCKPTCSGTRFRSGGTIDQNHVLNLGPITRKGSQATVSRAAPSSSGLLKVWLPLLLSATLTLMSQ; encoded by the exons ATGGGGTGGCTTTTCTCTCCAACCTCAATGCGGATGGTAGTGGTGGTGACCTGCTGGGCCATCGTAGCTGCAGCCGCTGACTCCTCGGAAGCAC GAAATTGCTCTGAATGTCACAGCAACGCCACCTGCAAGTTGGACGGGGTTGCCACGACGTGCTCCTGCCAAGAGGGCTTCACTGGCGACGGCCTGGTGTGCATGGACCTGGACGAATGCGACCTTCCTGGGGCCCACAACTGCTCCGCCGACAGCAGCTGTGTGAACACGCCAGGCTCCTACGCGTGCGTCTGCCCTGACGGCTTCCGCCTGAGCCCAGAGCTCGGCTGCACCGACGTGGACGAGTGCGCGGAGCCGGGGCTCAGCCACTGCCATGCCCTGGCCACCTGCGTCAACAGCGAGGGCAACTACTCGTGCGTGTGCCCCGCAGGCTACTGGGGGGACGGGCGGCACTGTGAGTGCTCTCCGGGCTCCTGCGGGCCAGGGCTGGACTGCGTGCCCGAGGGCGATGCGCTCGTGTGCGCCGATCCGTGCCAGGCGCACCACATCCTAGACCAGTACTGGCGCAGCACGGAGTACGGGACGGGCTTCACCTGTGACTCGAACCTGGGCGGCTGGTACCGCTTCGTGGGGCAGGGCGGCGTGCGCCTGCCCGAGACCTGCGTGCCCATCCTGCGCTGCAACACGGCCGCGCCCATGTGGCTCAACGGCACGCACCCGTCCAGCGACGAGGGCATCGTGAGCCGCACGGCCTGTGCGCACTGGAACGGCGACTGCTGCCTGTGGGACGCGCCCGTCCAGGTGAAGGCCTGTGACGGCGGCTACTTTGTCTACAACCTCACGGCGCCCCCCGAGTGCCATCTGGCGTATTGCACAG ACCCCAGCTCCGTGGAGGGAACGTGTGAGGAGTGCAGTATTGATGAGGAGTGCAGATCAGATGATGGTAGATGGCACTGCCAATGCAAACAGGACTTCAACATCACTG ATCTCTCCCTCCTGGAGCACAGGCTGGAATGTGGGGTCAATGACATCAAGGTATCCCTGAGCAAGTGCCAGCTGAAGACCCTGGGCTTTGAGAAGATCATCATGTACCTGCGAGACAGCCAGTGCTCAGGCTTCTCTGAGAGCGGTGACCGGGACTGGGTGTCTGTGGTGACCCCGACCAGGGATGGCCCCTGTGGGACAGTGATGACG AGGAATGAAACCCATGCCACATACAGCAACACCCTCTACCTGGCAGATGAGATCGTCATCCGTGACGTCAACATCAAAATCAACTTTGCGTGCTCCTATCCTCTGGACATGAAAGTCAGCCTGAAGACCTCCCTGCAGCCAGTGGTCAG cGCCCTGAACCTCAGCGTGGGTGGGACCGGCATGTTCACCGTGCGGATGGCGCTCTTCCAGACCCCTGCCTACACGCAGCCCTACCAAGGCTCCTCCGTGACCCTGTCCACCGAGGCCTTTCTCTACGTGGGCACCATGCTGGATGGGGGCGACTTGTCCCGGTTTGCACTGCTGATGACCAACTGCTACGCCACGCCCAGCAGCAATGCCACAGACCCCTTGAAGTACTTCATCATCCAGGACAG ATGTCCCCGCACTGAGGACTCAACCGTCCAAGTGGTGGAGAACGGGGAGTCCCCTCAAGGCCGGTTTTCCGTCCAGATGTTCCGATTTGCAGGAAACTACGACCTGGTCTACCTGCACTGTGAGGTGTATCTCTGTGACACCATGAAGGAAAAGTGCAAACCT ACCTGCTCCGGGACCAGATTCCGCAGTGGGGGCACCATAGACCAAAACCATGTCCTGAACTTGGGTCCCATCACACGGAAAG GGAGCCAGGCCACAGTCTCCAGGGCTGCTCCCAGCAGCTCAG